From Actinoplanes oblitus, a single genomic window includes:
- a CDS encoding carbohydrate-binding protein, with protein sequence MGYGARWLRSLLVVAVAAAGLTVSGVARAETVSRTVFSDGFDGPRGTGVDTAKWAGDTGGPWLDGDGHLVLGSWLSSTTTFTQAGGHASARIRAGRTDGPWATFGILGDRGQFLSGSVETLGGDEAGDYDFHTYAIDWTRTSFVWSVDGRQVLRLTPDVAGQPFRLALNLGGGGQYSSGILVDSVSVTVPTVVAKPWKKYTTYQVGDHVSYRGATYRVKAVHTALPGWQPGRVPALFEKL encoded by the coding sequence ATGGGGTACGGCGCACGGTGGCTGCGGTCGTTGCTGGTGGTCGCGGTCGCCGCCGCCGGACTGACCGTGTCCGGCGTCGCGCGCGCCGAGACGGTCAGCAGGACGGTGTTCAGCGACGGGTTCGACGGCCCCCGGGGCACCGGCGTGGACACCGCCAAGTGGGCCGGTGACACCGGCGGCCCGTGGCTGGACGGCGACGGGCACCTGGTGCTGGGCTCGTGGCTGTCCAGCACGACGACGTTCACCCAGGCCGGCGGGCACGCCTCGGCGCGGATCCGGGCCGGCCGGACGGACGGCCCCTGGGCCACTTTCGGCATCCTCGGCGATCGCGGGCAGTTCCTCTCCGGCTCGGTCGAGACGCTGGGCGGCGACGAGGCCGGCGACTACGACTTCCACACCTACGCGATCGACTGGACGCGCACGTCGTTCGTCTGGTCGGTGGACGGCAGGCAGGTGCTGCGGCTGACCCCGGACGTCGCGGGCCAGCCGTTCCGGCTCGCGCTCAACCTGGGCGGCGGCGGACAGTACTCGAGCGGGATCCTGGTCGACTCGGTGAGCGTCACGGTCCCGACCGTGGTGGCCAAGCCGTGGAAGAAGTACACCACCTATCAGGTCGGCGACCACGTCTCCTATCGCGGGGCGACGTACCGGGTGAAAGCCGTGCACACCGCGCTGCCGGGCTGGCAGCCGGGCCGGGTGCCGGCCCTCTTCGAAAAACTCTGA
- a CDS encoding family 16 glycosylhydrolase, translating into MRKSRFLLAAAVVVLTLGAGLTVASRGDRAEAAVVWNEDFNGAAGTGVDTSKWNFDTGGSGFGNQELQYYTSGTNNVAMDGQGHLVITARKGSGGHTDCWNGTCQFTSGRIQTAGKFTQQYGHVEARIQVPNGSGLWPAFWMLGGGNWPTDGEIDIMEVVGRDPNRLFGTLHGPGYSGGNSYGGQLVAGSPWYQAFHNYAVDWSPNLIVWTVDGQEYFRATPASLKAAKGNVNWVYEHPFFIILNLAVGGNFGQGNPAGLPAESKMLIDYVHVNTSTGSTTPPPSTGNALKSNLNGRCVDIPGANPVDGARLQMWDCNGTAAQSWSFNGDGTLRAMGKCMDPAGGALTNGTPIQLVTCNGNPVQRFTLSGAGDLVNVSANRCVDIKDNNAANGAQLQLWDCAGTANQKWSRA; encoded by the coding sequence ATGCGCAAGTCCCGATTTCTCCTGGCGGCGGCCGTCGTCGTCCTGACCCTGGGCGCCGGTCTGACCGTCGCCTCCCGCGGCGACCGGGCCGAAGCGGCAGTCGTCTGGAACGAGGATTTCAACGGCGCGGCCGGCACCGGCGTCGACACGTCCAAGTGGAACTTCGACACCGGCGGCAGCGGCTTCGGCAACCAGGAGCTGCAGTACTACACCAGCGGCACGAACAACGTCGCCATGGACGGCCAGGGTCACCTGGTCATCACCGCGCGCAAGGGCAGCGGTGGGCACACCGACTGCTGGAACGGCACCTGCCAGTTCACCTCCGGCCGGATCCAGACCGCCGGCAAGTTCACCCAGCAGTACGGCCACGTCGAGGCCCGGATCCAGGTACCGAACGGCTCCGGCCTGTGGCCCGCGTTCTGGATGCTCGGCGGCGGCAACTGGCCGACCGACGGCGAGATCGACATCATGGAGGTCGTCGGCCGGGACCCCAACCGGCTGTTCGGCACGCTGCACGGCCCGGGCTACTCCGGCGGCAACTCCTACGGCGGCCAGCTCGTCGCCGGCTCGCCGTGGTACCAGGCCTTCCACAACTACGCGGTGGACTGGTCGCCGAACCTGATCGTCTGGACCGTCGACGGCCAGGAGTACTTCCGGGCCACCCCGGCCTCGCTGAAGGCCGCCAAGGGCAACGTGAACTGGGTCTACGAGCACCCGTTCTTCATCATCCTGAACCTGGCCGTCGGCGGTAACTTCGGTCAGGGCAACCCGGCGGGCCTGCCCGCCGAGAGCAAGATGCTGATCGACTACGTGCACGTCAACACCTCGACCGGCAGCACCACCCCGCCGCCGTCCACCGGGAACGCGCTCAAGAGCAACCTGAACGGCCGCTGCGTCGACATCCCCGGGGCGAACCCGGTCGACGGCGCCCGGCTGCAGATGTGGGACTGCAACGGCACCGCCGCGCAGAGCTGGAGCTTCAACGGCGACGGCACCCTGCGGGCGATGGGCAAGTGCATGGACCCGGCCGGCGGCGCGCTGACCAACGGCACGCCGATCCAGCTGGTCACCTGCAACGGCAACCCGGTCCAGCGGTTCACCCTGTCCGGCGCCGGCGACCTGGTCAACGTCTCGGCGAACCGGTGCGTCGACATCAAGGACAACAACGCCGCGAACGGCGCCCAGCTGCAGCTCTGGGATTGCGCCGGCACGGCCAACCAGAAGTGGAGCAGAGCCTGA
- a CDS encoding chitosanase yields the protein MRTGSRRSMALGGGIAVLLGVPPAISVAANASADVLLSRGRPALASSTLSVAWTASAAVDGATGTRWASGAGPGTQWLRIDLGAAQQVSRVRLHWASAYAKGYRVQLSDDGATWTDAYRTAAGNGGVDDLRALGGHGRYLRVLATQRATPGGYSLWDVRAYGPGPAARVPESGAAPSAAIPAVAAGLTVSGKRETAFELVSSAENSTLNWRGEFDYIEDLGDGRGYTAGIVGFCSGTGDMLDLITDYTRRSPSNRLAGYLPALRTVDGTDSHRGLDPGFVAAWRAAAKDPVFQRAQQDARDRMYFAPAVRLAQADGLRALGQFAYYDAAVMHGVSGLRAIRERAVRVRETPSQGGDEIAYLGAFLDARDAEMRREAAHSDTTRVDTAQRVFLRGSNLDLVAPLTWHVYGDKYTIKH from the coding sequence ATGCGAACGGGTAGCAGGCGATCGATGGCGCTCGGTGGCGGGATCGCCGTGCTGCTCGGCGTCCCGCCGGCGATCTCGGTGGCCGCCAACGCGTCGGCCGACGTGCTGCTCAGCCGGGGCCGCCCGGCGCTCGCCTCGTCGACGCTGAGCGTGGCCTGGACGGCCTCGGCGGCGGTGGACGGTGCCACCGGCACCCGGTGGGCCAGCGGCGCCGGGCCGGGCACCCAGTGGCTGCGGATCGACCTGGGCGCGGCGCAGCAGGTGAGCCGGGTGCGGCTGCACTGGGCGTCGGCGTACGCCAAGGGGTACCGGGTGCAGCTCTCCGACGACGGGGCGACCTGGACCGACGCGTACCGGACCGCGGCCGGCAACGGCGGGGTGGACGACCTGCGCGCGCTCGGCGGCCACGGGCGGTACCTCCGGGTGCTGGCCACCCAGCGGGCGACGCCGGGCGGGTACTCGCTGTGGGACGTGCGGGCGTACGGTCCGGGTCCGGCGGCCCGGGTGCCCGAGTCGGGCGCCGCGCCGAGCGCCGCGATCCCCGCGGTGGCGGCCGGGCTGACCGTGAGCGGCAAGCGGGAGACCGCGTTCGAGCTGGTCTCCAGCGCGGAGAACTCGACGCTGAACTGGCGTGGCGAGTTCGACTACATCGAGGACCTGGGCGACGGGCGGGGCTACACCGCCGGGATCGTCGGGTTCTGCTCCGGCACCGGCGACATGCTCGACCTGATCACCGACTACACCCGCCGGTCACCCTCGAACCGGCTGGCCGGTTACCTGCCGGCGCTGCGGACGGTGGACGGCACCGACTCGCACCGGGGACTCGACCCGGGCTTCGTGGCCGCCTGGCGGGCCGCCGCGAAGGACCCGGTCTTCCAGAGGGCGCAGCAGGACGCCCGGGACCGGATGTACTTCGCGCCGGCGGTCCGGCTCGCGCAGGCCGACGGGCTGCGGGCGCTGGGCCAGTTCGCGTACTACGACGCGGCGGTGATGCACGGCGTCTCCGGGCTGCGGGCGATCCGCGAGCGGGCGGTCCGGGTGCGCGAGACGCCGTCCCAGGGCGGGGACGAGATCGCGTACCTGGGCGCCTTCCTGGACGCGCGGGACGCCGAGATGCGGCGCGAGGCGGCGCACAGCGACACCACCCGGGTGGACACCGCCCAGCGCGTCTTCCTGCGCGGGAGCAACCTCGACCTGGTGGCGCCGCTGACCTGGCACGTCTACGGCGACAAATACACCATCAAGCATTAA
- the malQ gene encoding 4-alpha-glucanotransferase produces MDARLEALATAHGVATWYENYQRRRTEVSPESVIGVLGLLGVDATGGPAEPPAPAPDQPGTIVLREGQSRDLPAPAELTLEDGTTRTVARLENLPLGWHRLGDATTVVVVPVELPKAPVTWGWMLQLYALHSAESWGIGDLGDLRTFVAGCGDAGLVLLNPLHAITPVPPVPASPYSPSSRRFANPIYLRISDTVEYQRADESVRRRVDALKPATGELIDYTAVWSAKLAALELLWPLAEPVDLAADPGLTDFARFCALAEIHGPDWQKWPAELRHPDSPRVREFRSDRIAFHVWIQRLVERQLEQAREAAAGMPVGIVHDLAVGIDPSGADGWLLQDSLAPGVSAGAPPDAFNQLGQDWGLAAWRPDRLIATGYAAYRDMLRRIFRHAGGLRVDHVAGLWRLWWVPPGMGPAEGTYVHYDPEAMLGILALEARRAGAVVIGEDLGTVLPEMTETLERMNMLGSSVLWFVRDWDTGEFRPAADYRRNALASISTHDLPTAAGFLAGEQVEVRAELGQLAGTVEEERATWQADKAALLALLRAEGLLDSERTEDVVVAMHEFLARTPCRLVTASLYDVLLEKRQPNLPGTFDEYPNWRIPLGPDLAGILDDPLFRKVAGILGKRNSEVDEPAKGSAR; encoded by the coding sequence ATGGATGCGCGGCTGGAAGCCCTGGCCACCGCACACGGGGTGGCCACCTGGTACGAGAACTACCAGCGCCGGCGTACCGAGGTGTCCCCGGAGTCGGTGATCGGCGTGCTGGGGCTGCTCGGCGTGGACGCCACCGGCGGGCCGGCCGAGCCACCGGCCCCCGCCCCGGACCAGCCCGGGACCATCGTGCTGCGCGAGGGACAGAGCCGTGACCTGCCCGCCCCGGCCGAGCTGACGCTGGAGGACGGCACCACCCGTACGGTCGCCAGGCTGGAGAATCTGCCGCTGGGCTGGCACCGGCTCGGCGACGCCACCACCGTGGTCGTGGTGCCGGTGGAGCTGCCGAAAGCGCCGGTGACCTGGGGCTGGATGCTGCAGCTCTACGCCCTGCACTCGGCCGAGTCGTGGGGCATCGGCGACCTCGGCGACCTGCGGACCTTCGTGGCCGGGTGCGGGGACGCCGGGCTGGTGCTGCTCAACCCGCTGCACGCGATCACGCCGGTGCCGCCGGTCCCGGCCTCGCCGTACTCACCGTCCAGCCGGCGCTTCGCCAACCCGATCTACCTGCGGATCTCCGACACTGTGGAGTATCAGCGCGCGGACGAGTCGGTACGCCGCCGGGTCGACGCGCTCAAGCCGGCGACCGGGGAACTGATCGACTACACGGCGGTCTGGTCCGCCAAGCTGGCCGCCCTCGAACTGCTGTGGCCGCTCGCCGAGCCGGTCGACCTGGCGGCCGACCCGGGCCTGACCGACTTCGCCAGGTTCTGCGCGCTGGCCGAGATCCACGGACCGGACTGGCAGAAGTGGCCCGCCGAGCTGCGCCACCCGGACTCCCCGCGGGTCCGGGAGTTCCGCAGCGACCGGATCGCCTTCCACGTCTGGATCCAGCGCCTGGTCGAGCGCCAGCTGGAGCAGGCCCGGGAGGCGGCCGCCGGGATGCCGGTCGGCATCGTGCACGACCTCGCGGTCGGCATCGACCCGTCCGGCGCCGACGGCTGGCTGCTGCAGGACTCGCTCGCGCCGGGCGTCTCGGCGGGCGCCCCGCCGGACGCGTTCAACCAGCTCGGCCAGGACTGGGGACTGGCCGCCTGGCGCCCGGACCGGCTGATCGCCACCGGGTACGCGGCCTACCGCGACATGCTGCGCCGGATCTTCCGGCACGCCGGCGGCCTGCGGGTGGACCACGTCGCCGGACTGTGGCGGCTCTGGTGGGTGCCGCCGGGCATGGGCCCGGCCGAGGGCACCTATGTGCACTACGACCCGGAGGCGATGCTCGGCATCCTGGCCCTGGAGGCGCGGCGGGCCGGCGCCGTGGTGATCGGCGAGGACCTGGGCACCGTGCTGCCGGAGATGACCGAGACCCTGGAACGCATGAACATGCTCGGCTCGTCGGTGCTGTGGTTCGTCCGGGACTGGGACACCGGCGAGTTCCGCCCCGCCGCCGACTACCGCCGCAACGCGCTGGCCAGCATCTCCACCCACGACCTGCCGACCGCCGCCGGCTTTTTGGCCGGCGAGCAGGTCGAGGTACGCGCCGAGCTGGGCCAGCTGGCCGGCACGGTGGAGGAGGAGCGGGCCACCTGGCAGGCGGACAAGGCGGCGCTGCTGGCGCTGCTGCGCGCCGAGGGACTGCTCGACTCCGAGCGGACCGAGGACGTCGTCGTGGCGATGCACGAGTTCCTGGCCCGCACCCCGTGCCGGCTGGTCACCGCCTCGCTGTACGACGTGCTGCTGGAGAAGCGCCAGCCGAACCTGCCGGGCACCTTCGACGAGTACCCGAACTGGCGGATCCCGCTCGGTCCCGACCTGGCCGGCATTCTCGATGACCCGCTGTTCCGCAAGGTTGCCGGAATTCTGGGTAAGCGGAACAGCGAAGTGGACGAACCAGCGAAGGGATCCGCACGATGA
- a CDS encoding antitoxin, with amino-acid sequence MSFLDKAKDFADEHDKQVDQGLEKAGEQVDQRTGNKYSDQVDRGVDEAQKRTGAGDTQP; translated from the coding sequence ATGAGCTTCCTCGACAAGGCCAAGGACTTCGCCGACGAGCACGACAAGCAGGTGGACCAGGGCCTGGAGAAGGCCGGCGAGCAGGTGGACCAGCGCACCGGCAACAAGTACTCCGACCAGGTCGACCGTGGTGTCGACGAGGCGCAGAAGCGGACCGGGGCCGGCGACACCCAGCCCTGA